The following are encoded in a window of Kitasatospora fiedleri genomic DNA:
- a CDS encoding carbohydrate ABC transporter permease produces MRTLISDTQLNRRGGKIAYWTVLTVVVVGFTLVFLGPLYWLVTGGLKTTQEVIQNPPTLFPTSLHFDTYGEAWSKMRMGRLLFNTLYYAFGALAFQLVFDVAAAYALSKLRPVLGNVILGMMLATLMIPSAVLIVPQYLTVLDLPLLHVNLVNTPWAIWLPTVANAFNIFLLKRFFDSIPNELLAAASVDGAGPIRTLWSIVLPMSRPILGVVSIFAVVNVWKDFLWPLLVQTDPKNQTLNIGITSLSTGVPQNVIIAALAIASAPTVVFFLIFQRNIMSGLTAGSVKG; encoded by the coding sequence GTGCGCACCCTGATATCCGACACCCAGCTCAACCGCCGCGGCGGGAAGATCGCCTACTGGACCGTCCTGACCGTCGTCGTGGTCGGCTTCACCCTGGTCTTCCTCGGCCCGCTCTACTGGCTGGTCACCGGCGGCCTCAAGACCACCCAGGAAGTCATCCAGAACCCGCCGACGCTCTTCCCCACGTCCCTCCACTTCGACACGTACGGTGAAGCGTGGTCGAAGATGAGGATGGGCCGGCTGCTGTTCAACACGCTCTACTACGCGTTCGGCGCGCTCGCCTTCCAGCTGGTCTTCGACGTCGCCGCCGCCTACGCGCTCTCCAAGCTCCGCCCGGTGCTCGGCAACGTCATCCTCGGCATGATGCTGGCCACCCTGATGATCCCCTCCGCGGTGCTCATCGTCCCGCAGTACCTGACCGTGCTCGACCTGCCGCTGCTGCACGTCAACCTGGTCAACACCCCCTGGGCGATCTGGCTGCCCACCGTCGCCAACGCCTTCAACATCTTCCTGCTGAAGCGCTTCTTCGACTCCATCCCGAACGAGCTGCTGGCCGCCGCCTCGGTCGACGGCGCGGGCCCGATCCGCACCCTGTGGTCGATCGTCCTGCCGATGTCCCGGCCGATCCTCGGCGTGGTCTCCATCTTCGCCGTGGTCAACGTCTGGAAGGACTTCCTCTGGCCGCTGCTGGTGCAGACCGACCCGAAGAACCAGACCCTCAACATCGGCATCACCTCGCTCTCCACCGGCGTCCCGCAGAACGTGATCATCGCCGCGCTGGCCATCGCCTCCGCGCCGACCGTCGTGTTCTTCCTGATCTTCCAGCGCAACATCATGTCCGGCCTCACCGCCGGCTCCGTCAAGGGCTGA